A portion of the Micromonospora tarapacensis genome contains these proteins:
- a CDS encoding class I SAM-dependent methyltransferase: MALISYDETEAAAFAASRELAHGGLLRWRYAVQQHLRPRAGATLLDLGAGTGAWAGAFAQWYGIRVLAVEPAPAMRERCAHRPLLAGDAATLPLASSSVDGAWLSTMVHHVADLDAMAHELRRVLRPGAPVLVRSPFPGRHRRIALFHWFPEAVRVLRTYPGLARVRAAFAGAGFPVSTVEPVAQTTAASMAEYADRMDRRAHTPLQLITDAEYAAGMARLRAAVATEDGPVVDYLDLLVLR; this comes from the coding sequence GTGGCTCTGATCTCCTACGACGAAACCGAGGCCGCCGCGTTCGCCGCCAGCCGCGAGCTGGCGCACGGCGGCCTGCTCCGCTGGCGGTACGCCGTCCAGCAGCACCTGCGCCCCCGGGCCGGGGCGACCCTGCTGGACCTGGGCGCCGGCACCGGCGCGTGGGCCGGCGCGTTCGCGCAGTGGTACGGCATTCGCGTCCTCGCCGTGGAACCGGCCCCGGCGATGCGCGAGCGCTGTGCGCATCGGCCGCTGCTCGCCGGGGACGCCGCCACACTGCCGCTGGCGTCGTCCAGTGTGGATGGTGCCTGGCTGTCGACGATGGTCCATCACGTGGCGGACCTCGACGCCATGGCACACGAGCTGCGCCGGGTGCTCCGGCCCGGTGCCCCGGTGCTCGTCCGATCCCCCTTCCCCGGGCGACACCGACGCATCGCCCTGTTCCACTGGTTTCCCGAAGCGGTCCGGGTGCTCCGGACGTACCCCGGCCTGGCCCGGGTCCGTGCCGCCTTCGCCGGGGCCGGCTTTCCGGTGAGCACCGTCGAGCCGGTCGCGCAGACCACCGCCGCGTCGATGGCCGAGTACGCCGACCGGATGGACCGGCGGGCGCACACCCCGCTGCAACTGATCACCGACGCCGAGTACGCGGCCGGCATGGCCCGGCTGCGGGCGGCCGTCGCCACCGAAGACGGGCCGGTCGTCGACTATCTCGACCTGCTGGTGCTGCGCTGA
- a CDS encoding LacI family DNA-binding transcriptional regulator — translation MKPTLRAVAEAVGVSRSTVSNAYGRPDQLSPQLRQRILETARQMGYPGPDPTARSLRRGFVDAIGVLFTSRLSYAFTDPFAVRFLTGVAEAAERHDSNLLLVPLPADPAGARKAVDNAAVDGFCVYCAGDEEGILDAIRGRGLPFVTTSSRPRAGDRWVGIDERAAARSAAAHLTALGHRRVALLGHDVLPGAPTGPLRVADVTDVPHPTTRDRLAGFADAFAAAGVAWPELTVLTAGDNTRAAGAAAVRSLPTLPEPPTAVLACSDVLALGTLDVLRAADETGRDVSVTGFDDVAEAAPAGLTTVRQPGEAKGAAPPPCCSTRPWTPPRVRSCCPPRSSSGAAPDRLRGVDHGIAHRLRSRRRRCQPTRHVRPAGRSGPPRRTTLGVARGHPSARCRGTAPARRPDPTGARARPHHLPAVGPRSAPPARS, via the coding sequence GTGAAGCCGACCCTGCGCGCCGTGGCCGAGGCGGTCGGTGTCTCGCGCAGCACCGTTTCCAACGCCTACGGCCGCCCCGACCAACTCTCGCCACAGCTGCGCCAGCGCATCCTGGAGACCGCGCGGCAGATGGGCTATCCGGGGCCCGACCCGACCGCCCGGTCGTTGCGGCGGGGCTTCGTCGACGCCATCGGGGTGCTGTTCACCTCACGGCTGTCCTACGCGTTCACCGACCCCTTCGCGGTCCGGTTTCTCACCGGGGTCGCCGAGGCGGCCGAGCGGCACGACAGCAACCTGCTGCTCGTGCCGCTGCCCGCTGACCCGGCCGGCGCGCGGAAGGCGGTGGACAACGCCGCCGTCGACGGGTTCTGCGTCTACTGCGCCGGCGACGAGGAGGGAATCCTCGACGCGATCCGCGGCCGGGGGCTGCCCTTCGTCACCACCTCGTCGCGTCCCCGCGCGGGCGACCGCTGGGTCGGCATCGACGAGCGGGCCGCCGCCCGTTCGGCCGCGGCGCACCTGACCGCACTCGGCCACCGGCGGGTCGCCCTGCTCGGCCACGACGTCCTGCCCGGCGCCCCGACCGGGCCGCTGCGGGTGGCCGACGTGACCGACGTGCCGCATCCCACCACCCGTGACCGCCTGGCCGGCTTCGCGGACGCCTTCGCGGCGGCCGGCGTCGCCTGGCCCGAGCTGACCGTGCTCACCGCCGGCGACAACACCCGCGCCGCCGGCGCCGCGGCCGTCCGGTCGCTGCCGACCCTGCCCGAGCCGCCCACCGCGGTGCTGGCCTGCTCCGACGTCCTCGCCCTCGGCACGCTCGACGTCCTGCGCGCTGCGGACGAGACGGGTCGCGACGTCTCGGTGACCGGCTTCGACGACGTCGCCGAGGCGGCGCCGGCCGGCCTGACCACCGTCCGCCAGCCCGGCGAGGCGAAGGGCGCAGCGCCGCCACCCTGCTGTTCGACCCGCCCGTGGACGCCGCCGCGGGTCAGGTCCTGCTGCCCACCACGCTCGTCGTCCGGAGCAGCTCCGGACCGGCTCCGAGGAGTTGACCATGGAATCGCCCACCGGCTTCGTTCTCGCCGTCGACGCTGTCAACCGACACGTCATGTCCGCCCGGCCGGACGCTCCGGTCCGCCCCGACGCACCACCCTCGGCGTGGCTCGTGGGCACCCGTCGGCTCGCTGCCGGGGCACTGCGCCGGCTCGCCGACCAGATCCAACCGGCGCCCGCGCCCGCCCCCACCACCTGCCGGCCGTAGGGCCCAGGTCCGCACCACCCGCCCGATCCTGA
- a CDS encoding helix-turn-helix domain-containing protein — MVSAEEGPAAGPTVLRMLLGAQLRRLRESRGVTRESAGWEIRSSESKISRMELGRVGFKERDVADLLTLYGVTAEQERAAMLKLARDANNPGWWHRYGDVLPPWFQSYLGLEAAAALIRSYEVQFVPGLLQTREYARAVVLLGHGGAGPAEIDRRVDLRMRRQDLLRRPRPPRLWAVVDEAALRRPIGGPGVMRGQLEALLQATRNPDVRVQVIPFAAGGHAAAGGAFTILRFGDQDLPDIVYIEQLTSAIYLDKREDLDFYAVAMERLCVEAEPPERTPEILEGIIADLDPR, encoded by the coding sequence ATGGTTTCTGCCGAGGAGGGCCCGGCAGCGGGCCCGACCGTGCTGCGAATGCTGCTGGGCGCGCAGTTGCGGCGGCTGCGGGAGTCGCGGGGGGTGACCCGGGAGAGCGCCGGCTGGGAGATCCGGTCCTCCGAGTCGAAGATCAGCCGGATGGAACTGGGTCGGGTCGGGTTCAAGGAACGCGACGTCGCCGACCTGCTCACCCTCTACGGGGTCACCGCCGAGCAGGAACGTGCCGCGATGCTCAAGCTGGCCCGGGACGCGAACAACCCGGGCTGGTGGCACCGCTACGGCGATGTCCTGCCGCCGTGGTTCCAGTCGTACCTCGGCCTGGAGGCCGCCGCCGCGCTCATCCGTAGCTATGAGGTCCAGTTCGTCCCCGGCCTGCTACAGACCCGGGAGTACGCCCGGGCCGTGGTGCTGCTCGGTCATGGCGGAGCCGGTCCCGCGGAGATCGACCGTCGGGTGGATCTGCGGATGCGGCGCCAGGATCTGCTGCGCCGGCCACGCCCGCCGCGGTTGTGGGCGGTGGTCGACGAGGCGGCGCTGCGCCGCCCGATCGGCGGTCCCGGGGTGATGCGCGGCCAGCTGGAGGCCCTGCTACAGGCGACGCGGAACCCGGACGTCCGGGTGCAGGTGATCCCGTTCGCCGCCGGTGGGCACGCCGCCGCCGGTGGCGCCTTCACCATCCTGCGCTTCGGCGACCAGGACCTGCCCGACATCGTCTACATCGAGCAGTTGACCAGCGCGATCTACCTGGACAAGCGCGAGGATCTCGACTTCTACGCGGTGGCCATGGAGCGGCTCTGTGTCGAGGCCGAGCCGCCGGAGCGGACGCCGGAGATCCTCGAAGGGATCATCGCCGACCTCGACCCCCGCTGA
- a CDS encoding serine/threonine-protein kinase, which translates to MSPFTPSLRLHDRYVLHERIGLGGMSEVWRADDEVLGRSVAVKILAGTSAVDPQLRATIRREARAAARLAHPHVTQVYDYGEAALAGGTVVPYLVMELVDGQNLADRLADGPLAWRPAFRMAAEVAAALAAAHRLDVVHRDIKPGNVMLTDSGAKVLDFGIAAPVGSPPAGSGPPAGGPMMGTPAYLAPERLSADAPNPAGDVYALGALLYRTLTGAVPLPVRSWEDAVVVHASRPAVPRPRVPGLPADLAGLVLACLDPDPARRPTAGQLAARFRAVAGPVASGSDLPTTGTAASGTGHDADAATRALPDHPPTLVEGVAGWPAAAFTGGPRPVPAAPPRGPAGAGPIPGRRPAPFRGPARSGSTPRRRSGRPRRAGPPAGALIAAGLALLVGLGAALALGDQGGGQPAAAPTTASATPPAATKPTPTPDATPSAVRPQPVSLRQTATELIAMLAAAQLTGEIDGKTADRLRKELTDLAGSRPKDHEKRLDDLRDRLDDEVERGRLPADFAGRLDDLLDRLEVTPAGRDG; encoded by the coding sequence ATGTCGCCGTTCACCCCCAGCCTGCGGTTACACGACCGCTACGTGCTGCACGAGCGCATCGGCCTCGGCGGAATGTCCGAGGTGTGGCGCGCCGACGACGAGGTCCTCGGCCGGTCGGTCGCGGTGAAGATCCTCGCCGGCACCTCCGCCGTCGATCCGCAGCTGCGGGCCACCATCCGGCGGGAGGCCCGCGCCGCGGCGCGCCTGGCCCACCCGCACGTCACCCAGGTCTACGACTACGGCGAGGCGGCCCTGGCCGGCGGCACGGTCGTGCCGTACCTGGTGATGGAGCTGGTCGACGGGCAGAACCTGGCCGACCGGCTGGCCGACGGGCCGCTGGCCTGGCGGCCGGCCTTCCGGATGGCCGCCGAGGTGGCCGCCGCGCTGGCCGCCGCGCACCGCCTCGACGTGGTGCACCGCGACATCAAACCCGGCAACGTCATGCTCACCGACAGCGGTGCCAAGGTGCTCGACTTCGGCATCGCCGCGCCCGTCGGGTCGCCGCCCGCCGGGTCCGGTCCACCGGCCGGCGGACCCATGATGGGTACACCCGCCTACCTCGCGCCGGAACGGCTCAGTGCCGACGCGCCGAATCCGGCCGGCGACGTGTACGCCCTCGGCGCGCTGCTGTACCGCACCCTCACCGGTGCCGTTCCGCTGCCCGTGCGCAGCTGGGAGGACGCGGTCGTGGTGCACGCGAGCCGCCCGGCCGTACCGCGCCCTCGGGTGCCGGGCCTGCCGGCCGACCTCGCCGGGCTGGTGCTGGCCTGCCTCGACCCCGACCCGGCGCGGCGCCCCACCGCCGGGCAACTGGCCGCCCGGTTCCGTGCCGTCGCCGGGCCGGTGGCGTCCGGCAGCGACCTACCGACCACCGGCACGGCCGCTTCCGGCACCGGTCACGACGCGGACGCCGCGACCCGGGCGCTTCCCGATCACCCGCCGACCCTGGTGGAGGGCGTCGCCGGGTGGCCGGCGGCGGCGTTCACCGGCGGGCCGCGGCCCGTGCCGGCGGCCCCGCCTCGCGGTCCCGCCGGTGCCGGTCCGATCCCCGGACGGCGGCCGGCACCGTTCCGCGGCCCCGCCCGCTCCGGCTCGACGCCCCGCCGGCGGTCGGGCCGGCCGCGGCGGGCCGGCCCTCCGGCGGGTGCGCTGATCGCGGCCGGCCTGGCGCTGCTCGTGGGCCTGGGCGCGGCGCTCGCCCTCGGCGACCAGGGCGGCGGGCAACCGGCAGCCGCGCCCACCACCGCCTCGGCGACCCCGCCGGCGGCCACCAAGCCCACGCCCACGCCCGACGCCACGCCATCGGCTGTCCGGCCGCAACCGGTGAGCCTGCGGCAGACGGCGACCGAACTCATCGCGATGCTCGCCGCGGCGCAGCTCACCGGCGAGATCGACGGTAAGACCGCCGACCGGCTGCGCAAGGAGCTGACCGACCTGGCCGGGAGCCGGCCGAAGGACCACGAGAAGCGGCTCGACGACCTACGCGACCGCCTGGACGACGAGGTGGAACGCGGTCGGCTTCCCGCCGACTTCGCCGGCCGTCTGGACGACCTGCTCGATCGGCTCGAGGTGACGCCGGCCGGCCGGGACGGCTGA
- a CDS encoding carbon-nitrogen hydrolase family protein, translating to MAGEFARGPLTLAVAQPLCLAYDVAANVAAHASLVRAAAARVVVFPELSLTGYELDAAPVDPSDPRLAPLVDACAEVGALALAGAPVAGEHIATLAVDGAGARVAYRKMWLGAVEARRFTPGPAPAVLEVDGWRLGLAICKDTGVAEHAARTCALGVDGYLASIVDSAAEAAVPDERAFRISTTHRVVVAVASFAGSTGGGYSEAAGRSAVWAPDGSVLARAGTVPGEFVRVAL from the coding sequence GTGGCAGGAGAGTTCGCGCGTGGCCCGCTGACGCTCGCCGTCGCCCAACCGCTCTGCCTGGCGTACGACGTGGCGGCGAACGTGGCGGCGCACGCCTCGCTGGTCCGCGCCGCGGCGGCCCGGGTGGTGGTCTTCCCGGAACTCTCCCTGACCGGTTACGAACTCGACGCCGCACCGGTCGACCCGTCGGACCCACGGCTGGCGCCACTGGTCGACGCGTGTGCCGAGGTCGGCGCGCTCGCGCTGGCCGGCGCGCCGGTGGCCGGCGAGCACATCGCCACACTCGCCGTCGACGGCGCCGGGGCTCGGGTGGCGTACCGCAAGATGTGGCTCGGCGCGGTCGAGGCCCGCCGGTTCACGCCGGGGCCGGCACCGGCGGTGCTGGAGGTCGACGGCTGGCGGCTGGGATTGGCGATCTGCAAGGACACCGGCGTCGCGGAACACGCGGCGCGCACCTGCGCCCTGGGCGTCGACGGGTACCTGGCGTCGATCGTCGATTCGGCGGCCGAGGCGGCGGTGCCGGACGAACGGGCGTTTCGGATCTCCACCACGCACCGGGTGGTCGTCGCGGTCGCCAGCTTCGCCGGGTCGACCGGCGGCGGCTATTCGGAGGCGGCCGGGCGCTCGGCGGTCTGGGCGCCGGACGGTTCCGTCCTCGCCCGCGCCGGGACGGTGCCGGGCGAGTTCGTGCGGGTGGCGCTGTGA
- a CDS encoding GGDEF domain-containing protein produces the protein MPDPLTVASGICAAGALLSSWQLGRRAVRAEAEIGRLQAELTAERHAASHDPLTGLPNRRAFYRLAATLLTDCSGRPLVAVILDLDDFKQINDRYGHAAGDQVLISVAERLATFAGDNLVARLGGDEFAGLLASPTLDRRWIEHATRRLCDMLAAPIPLGTMTLRVTASVGLAPVHGSQLTEALNRADAAMYEAKGIGTTRPDRALRDTAHLAEC, from the coding sequence GTGCCGGATCCGCTGACCGTCGCATCCGGTATCTGCGCCGCGGGGGCTCTGCTCTCCTCCTGGCAGTTGGGACGCCGGGCCGTGCGGGCCGAGGCCGAGATCGGGCGCCTCCAGGCCGAACTCACCGCCGAGCGGCACGCCGCCAGCCACGATCCGCTGACCGGTCTGCCCAACCGGCGCGCCTTCTACCGGCTGGCCGCGACGCTGCTCACCGACTGTTCCGGCCGGCCCCTGGTCGCGGTGATCCTGGATCTGGACGACTTCAAGCAGATCAACGACCGGTACGGGCACGCGGCGGGCGACCAGGTGCTGATCAGCGTCGCCGAACGGCTGGCCACCTTCGCGGGCGACAACCTGGTGGCCCGGCTCGGCGGTGACGAGTTCGCCGGGCTGCTGGCCAGTCCCACCCTGGACCGCCGGTGGATCGAGCACGCCACCCGGCGGCTGTGCGACATGCTCGCCGCGCCGATCCCGCTGGGCACGATGACGCTGCGGGTCACCGCCTCGGTCGGCCTGGCACCGGTGCACGGCAGCCAGCTCACCGAGGCACTGAACCGCGCCGACGCGGCAATGTACGAGGCGAAGGGGATCGGGACCACCCGGCCCGACCGGGCACTGCGCGACACCGCACACCTCGCCGAATGCTGA
- a CDS encoding DUF397 domain-containing protein, whose product MQQPPNGVFVNQLPPLAWQKSRRSNPSGNCVELAELPGGAGIAVRNSRHPDGPALIYTMDEIVAFLLGARDGDFDHLIG is encoded by the coding sequence ATGCAGCAGCCGCCGAACGGCGTTTTCGTCAACCAGTTGCCTCCTCTCGCCTGGCAGAAGAGCCGGCGCAGCAACCCCAGCGGGAACTGTGTCGAGCTGGCGGAACTGCCGGGGGGAGCGGGCATCGCGGTGCGCAACTCCCGGCACCCCGACGGGCCGGCGCTGATCTACACCATGGACGAGATCGTGGCGTTCCTGCTCGGCGCCCGGGATGGTGACTTCGATCACCTGATCGGCTGA
- a CDS encoding protein-tyrosine phosphatase family protein, with the protein MVELPGGVRVRGRRIAGPASPADFSLLLAPGPAPTWTYRRVRWPDFWVPVDRADAVDALREALRRGYAGQRVEVTCRGGTGRTGTALAALAILDGLPAERAVDWVRAAYRPGAVETPWQRRWLRRLPEQLGRS; encoded by the coding sequence TTGGTGGAGTTGCCCGGTGGCGTACGGGTGCGTGGGCGGCGGATCGCGGGCCCGGCCTCACCGGCGGACTTCAGCCTTCTGCTGGCGCCCGGGCCGGCGCCGACCTGGACCTACCGGCGGGTCCGGTGGCCGGACTTCTGGGTACCGGTGGACCGGGCCGACGCCGTGGACGCGCTGCGTGAAGCGCTGCGGCGTGGCTACGCGGGCCAGCGCGTGGAGGTGACCTGCCGGGGCGGGACGGGCCGGACCGGCACCGCCCTGGCGGCGCTCGCGATCCTCGACGGGCTGCCTGCCGAGCGGGCGGTGGACTGGGTGCGTGCCGCGTACCGGCCCGGGGCGGTGGAGACTCCCTGGCAGCGCCGGTGGCTGCGCCGCCTGCCCGAGCAGCTGGGGCGGTCATGA